GCCCTATCTCGCAACGACAGGCCTTGGCGATAATCTCCCTCATAGCTTCGATGTGTGGGGCCATTTTAGGCTTCTCTGCAATTATTATACTATCTAGATTACCCATTTGATAACCCTTAGATTCTACAAGCTCCCATACATGCTCCAGTAGTTTAACACTTGATATACCTTTATATTTTTCATCTGTATCAGGAAAGTGCTTACCAATATCACCAAGTGCCAAGGCACCTAATATCGCATCCTTTATTGCATGCAACAGCACATCTGCATCAGAATGACCCAAAAGTCCCTGCTTGTGCTCTATTTTCACTCCACCAATAATGAGCTCGCGATTATCCGCAAAGCGATGGACATCGTAACCAATTCCTATCCTCATTTCTGTGTCCTCCTTGTAAGAATCATTTCGGCAAATGTAACATCTTCTGGTGTTGTAACTTTGATATTCTCATAGCTTCCTTTAACAACAGCAACTGGTTTGCCAAGTAATTCTATTAACATTGAATCATCTGTAATCGTGTCTAAGTCTTTAATTTCTGCAATAGCTTCCGCAAACAAAGTGCGTTTAATAATTTGTGGCGTTTGCGCAGCCCATAGTGTGTTCCTACTCGGTGTCTGCTGAATTAACTTATTATCAGAATTGATAATCTTGATAGTATCCTTGACAGGCACAGCAACAATTGCGGCCCCAATTTCTGTTGCCTTCTGAATACAGCTTTCTATTTCAGCCTGCGTAATTAATGGTCTGGCTCCATCATGCATTAATAGATAATCTATATCCTGTTGTTGAATGTTTTTAAAGCCATTTATTACGCTGTAAACGCGCTCTTTCCCGCCACCAACTACAGCTGTTACCTTGTGTAAATTATACTTATCTACTAACTCTTGTCCATATTCTATTTCCTGCTGACCTACGACAAATATTACCTCTGTAACCTGTGGGTGTGTACTAATTTCCTGCATCGTGCGAACAACCATAGGTACACCCAATAAATCTATGTATTGTTTATTATAACCTACACCTAATCGCTTACCAATTCCTGCTGCAGGAATGATAGCTGCTATTTTCGTTTCGTTGCTTATGTTTGTTTTTATGCTCATAACAATCTCCTCGCAGAAGAAAACTTGTATTCGCTAGTCCGTCAAACAGGTAAATGCTTGTGTAAATAAAGATAGGCTTCTAAATTAGAAGCCTATCTTTAACTTATTATGCTTACGATATAATATCATATTTTATAAAAACTTATAAAGCCTTTTCTAACAATTTTGGTTTAGCAAATATCATACGTCCTGCAGACGTCTGCAATACACTTGTAACTATTACATCGATTTCATTTCCTATATAGTTACTTCCGCCTTCAATGACAATCATAGTTCCGTCGTCTAAATAAGCTACTCCCTGACCGTGCTCTTTACCATCTTTGATAACCTGTGCTCGCATTTCTTCTCCTGGCAGCACTACAGGCTTAACTGCATTTGCTAGGTCATTGATATTCAAGACAGATACTCCTTGGAGCTCACTAACTTTGTTTAGATTGAAGTCATTCGTTACTACCTTACCGTCTATTAGCTTCGCTAGCTTCACAAGTTTTGTGTCTACCTCTGCTGTATCCTCAAAATCGCCCTCCCAAATCTCTACCTTCACCAGTAGTTCTTTCTGAATGCGTTTCAAGATATCTAGGCCACGTCTGCCTCGATTACGTTTTAATGTGTCAGAAGAGTCAGCTATATGCTGCAGCTCATGAAGTACAAACGAAGGAATAATAATTGTTCCGTCAACAAAGCCTGTATTGCAAATATCTGCTATGCGCCCATCAATGATTACACTTGTATCTAGTATTTTCGGTTTACAACCAGTATTCTCAGGTTTCTTATTAATAACTCTGTCCTTAAGCCCCTTAAATTGAAGGATACTGATAATTTCTTCCCTTTTAGAAATTGCTACCTTATACCCTATATAACCTAAAATAATCGATAAGAAAATTGGCACTATTGGCCCTACGACTGGTAGACCAATAACCGCAGGATGAATCAAATATGCAACTAACAAGCCTGCGAGCATTCCAATGACACCCATGACAATCTCTGTAAGCGGAGTATTCGATAAAAAATCTTCAAACCATTTTATAAGTCCAATTACGTAGTCAATAAAGCGTGACGCTAATAATAATGCAAAAACCAACGCACCTAGTGCTGCTCCAATATACTCGGGATAGGATACTCCACCTAAATTAAGTACTGAATCCATAAAAGCAAACATCATTGGCCCGAATTGATAACCAAGTACAACTCCCAGCACAACAAAAAAAGCATATATAATTTTCTTTAGCACCACTTTTCACCTCCTTTAATTCATTATTTACCATTTAATTATATTCTATAAGTAAGTATATTGAAAAAAAAATAATTATATCAATTTATTATCTGTTTTTTTGATATTTGTAATATAGATGTAATCAATTTTCATATACAAAAATGCGTCAGACAGACGCATTTTTGTTCTTCTCAATCAATTCTGTTATAATGCCCATTGCTTCTACTTCATCTATGCCTTTTACCAAAACAAATTCACTAACTAATATTTGCTTTGCATTTTCAAGCATTTTTCTTTCTCCCGTGGAAAGTCCCTTTTCTATCTCTCTAAGCATCAGGCTGCGTACAACCTCTGCTACTTTAAAAATGTCCCCACTTTTAACCTTATCCATGTTTGCCCTGTATCGTTGGTTCCAATTGATGGATGCTTCTGCTTCTTCAGTACACATATTATCCATAACGTTGTTAATTAAACATTCATCAACAACATCTCGAAGACCAATGTTCTGAACATTACCTATAGGAATCATTACTTTCATGTCTCCTACTGGCATCCTCATTACATAATACTTTCGTATTTCACCAAGAATTTCTTTCTCCTCTATGGATTCTATCACTCCAGCTCCATACATAGGGTACACAACTTTATCACCGACATTA
This Desulfuribacillus alkaliarsenatis DNA region includes the following protein-coding sequences:
- the ispF gene encoding 2-C-methyl-D-erythritol 2,4-cyclodiphosphate synthase → MRIGIGYDVHRFADNRELIIGGVKIEHKQGLLGHSDADVLLHAIKDAILGALALGDIGKHFPDTDEKYKGISSVKLLEHVWELVESKGYQMGNLDSIIIAEKPKMAPHIEAMREIIAKACRCEIGQVGVKATTTERLGFTGREEGIAAQAVVMLEKNC
- a CDS encoding PIN/TRAM domain-containing protein translates to MLKKIIYAFFVVLGVVLGYQFGPMMFAFMDSVLNLGGVSYPEYIGAALGALVFALLLASRFIDYVIGLIKWFEDFLSNTPLTEIVMGVIGMLAGLLVAYLIHPAVIGLPVVGPIVPIFLSIILGYIGYKVAISKREEIISILQFKGLKDRVINKKPENTGCKPKILDTSVIIDGRIADICNTGFVDGTIIIPSFVLHELQHIADSSDTLKRNRGRRGLDILKRIQKELLVKVEIWEGDFEDTAEVDTKLVKLAKLIDGKVVTNDFNLNKVSELQGVSVLNINDLANAVKPVVLPGEEMRAQVIKDGKEHGQGVAYLDDGTMIVIEGGSNYIGNEIDVIVTSVLQTSAGRMIFAKPKLLEKAL
- a CDS encoding CarD family transcriptional regulator produces the protein MFNVGDKVVYPMYGAGVIESIEEKEILGEIRKYYVMRMPVGDMKVMIPIGNVQNIGLRDVVDECLINNVMDNMCTEEAEASINWNQRYRANMDKVKSGDIFKVAEVVRSLMLREIEKGLSTGERKMLENAKQILVSEFVLVKGIDEVEAMGIITELIEKNKNASV
- the ispD gene encoding 2-C-methyl-D-erythritol 4-phosphate cytidylyltransferase, whose product is MSIKTNISNETKIAAIIPAAGIGKRLGVGYNKQYIDLLGVPMVVRTMQEISTHPQVTEVIFVVGQQEIEYGQELVDKYNLHKVTAVVGGGKERVYSVINGFKNIQQQDIDYLLMHDGARPLITQAEIESCIQKATEIGAAIVAVPVKDTIKIINSDNKLIQQTPSRNTLWAAQTPQIIKRTLFAEAIAEIKDLDTITDDSMLIELLGKPVAVVKGSYENIKVTTPEDVTFAEMILTRRTQK